Proteins from one Rosa chinensis cultivar Old Blush chromosome 7, RchiOBHm-V2, whole genome shotgun sequence genomic window:
- the LOC112177583 gene encoding 3-isopropylmalate dehydratase small subunit 1-like codes for MREMVYLGKVESLKLGNRSRGSPLPHRPGESNSTTFKLRRRAPSSPLHHYLLSQTLSLSLNPNPPQIPNQHLLSHPRQIPIHPSPLPNPTPRATFSTRASAAASTTPSTTFHGLCYVVGDNIDTDQIIPAEYLTLVPSNPSEYEKLGSYALCGLPASYSTRFVDPNETKSKYSIVIGGANFGCGSSREHAPVALGAAGVAAVVAESYARIFFRNSVATGEVYPLESETRICEECRTGDVVSIELSESRLINHTTGKEYVLKPIGDAGPVISAGGIFAYAREAGMIPTLSG; via the exons ATGAGGGAAATGGTGTACCTGGGTAAAGTTGAGAGCTTGAAGCTGGGAAACCGGTCTCGGGGCTCGCCGCTGCCTCACCGTCCCGGAGAATCCAACTCCACCACCTTCAAGCTCCGACGTAGAGCCCCGTCTTCTCCA CTTCACCACTACCTCCTCTCACAaaccctctccctctctctcaaccCCAACCCACCTCAAATTCCCAACCAGCACCTCCTCTCCCATCCCCGCCAAATCCCTATCCACCCTTCACCTCTCCCAAACCCCACCCCACGCGCCACCTTCTCCACACGCGCCTCCGCCGCAGCCTCCACCACTCCCTCTACCACCTTCCACGGCCTCTGCTACGTCGTCGGCGACAACATCGACACCGACCAGATCATCCCCGCCGAGTACCTCACCCTCGTCCCCTCCAACCCCTCCGAGTACGAGAAGCTCGGCTCCTACGCCCTCTGCGGCCTCCCGGCGTCCTACTCCACGCGATTCGTCGACCCCAACGAGACCAAGTCCAAGTACTCCATCGTCATCGGCGGCGCCAACTTCGGCTGCGGCTCGTCCCGCGAGCACGCGCCGGTGGCTCTCGGCGCGGCCGGAGTCGCGGCGGTGGTGGCGGAGTCGTACGCGCGCATCTTTTTCAGGAACTCGGTGGCCACCGGCGAGGTGTACCCGCTGGAATCGGAGACGAGGATTTGCGAGGAGTGCAGGACCGGTGATGTGGTGAGCATTGAGCTGAGCGAGAGCCGTCTGATCAATCACACGACTGGGAAAGAGTATGTGTTGAAGCCGATTGGGGATGCCGGTCCGGTTATCAGTGCTGGTGGCATATTTGCTTATGCTAGAGAGGCTGGGATGATCCCAACTTTGTCTGGTTAG